One Mycolicibacterium parafortuitum DNA segment encodes these proteins:
- a CDS encoding potassium transporter Kup — MVGALGVVFGDIGTSPIYTLATVFDPGDPHPVPVSSHSVYGVVSLVFWSVMTIVTLTYVTLVMRADNHGEGGIMALITLVRRSWTSSGSAPKTRHTTLVLAALGVFGAALFFGDSMITPAISVLSAVEGLAVVDPDLKDLVVPITAVIIVALFSVQRRGTAVVGRLFGPVMIMWFLAIGALGIVGIARNPHILHALSPTYAFVFLTEHFHIAFFALAAVVLAVTGAEALYADMGHFGRRAITVGWLGLVLPACTLNYFGQGALVLDDQSAVTAPFFLLMPEWSRIPMVLLATAATVIASQAVITGAFSVASQAAQLGYLPRLRILHTSASSIGQVYVPWINGFLMVAVLILVFAFRSSSALAYAFGMAVTGTMTITTLLFLYLARTRAGAPLWLIVLGGGALLIVDVTFFAANLTKLVHGAWLPLLIAVCAFTVMTTWQRGRVLVTKARRRAEGPMREFIDGLSTREPPLLRLPGTAVFLNRGDDTAPLSMRTNVEHNHVLAEHVVIISLTTEPVPRVPDSDRITVDDLGADDDGIIHVLARFGYMDRIDVPYALSLLDPAQTEGPLDLANATYFLSKLELRQGDAPTMAPWRKRLFIATSHLTADAAASFGLPLDRTVIIGSRIQI, encoded by the coding sequence GTGGTCGGGGCGCTCGGCGTGGTCTTCGGCGACATCGGCACCAGCCCGATCTACACGCTCGCGACCGTGTTCGACCCCGGCGACCCGCATCCGGTTCCGGTGTCCTCACACAGCGTCTACGGCGTGGTGTCGCTGGTCTTCTGGTCGGTGATGACGATCGTGACGCTGACGTACGTGACGCTGGTGATGCGCGCCGACAACCACGGCGAGGGCGGCATCATGGCGCTGATCACGCTGGTCCGGCGCAGCTGGACCAGCAGCGGCTCGGCACCGAAGACCCGGCACACCACGCTGGTCCTGGCCGCGCTCGGAGTTTTCGGCGCCGCCCTGTTCTTCGGCGACAGCATGATCACACCCGCGATCTCGGTGCTGTCGGCGGTCGAGGGGCTCGCCGTCGTCGACCCGGATCTCAAGGACCTGGTCGTCCCGATCACCGCCGTGATCATCGTGGCGTTGTTCTCCGTGCAGCGCCGCGGCACCGCCGTGGTGGGCCGGCTCTTCGGGCCGGTGATGATCATGTGGTTCCTCGCGATCGGCGCGCTGGGCATCGTTGGCATCGCGCGCAATCCGCACATTCTTCACGCGCTGTCGCCGACCTACGCGTTCGTGTTCCTCACCGAGCACTTCCACATCGCGTTCTTCGCGCTGGCGGCGGTCGTCCTGGCCGTGACCGGCGCGGAGGCGCTGTACGCCGACATGGGTCATTTCGGCCGCAGGGCGATCACGGTCGGCTGGCTCGGCCTGGTGCTGCCCGCCTGCACCCTGAACTACTTCGGCCAGGGCGCCCTGGTGCTCGACGACCAAAGCGCGGTCACCGCACCGTTTTTCCTGCTGATGCCGGAGTGGTCGCGGATCCCGATGGTGCTGCTGGCGACCGCGGCGACGGTGATCGCGTCGCAGGCGGTGATCACCGGAGCGTTCTCGGTGGCCTCGCAGGCCGCGCAGCTCGGCTATCTGCCTCGGCTGCGCATCCTGCACACCTCGGCGTCCTCGATCGGGCAGGTCTACGTCCCGTGGATCAACGGGTTCCTGATGGTCGCGGTGCTGATCCTGGTGTTCGCGTTCCGCAGTTCCTCGGCGCTGGCGTACGCGTTCGGCATGGCGGTGACCGGCACGATGACCATCACCACACTGCTGTTCCTGTATCTCGCGCGTACCCGCGCCGGCGCACCGCTGTGGCTGATCGTGCTCGGCGGCGGCGCGCTGCTGATCGTCGATGTGACGTTCTTCGCGGCGAACCTGACGAAACTCGTTCACGGAGCCTGGCTTCCGTTGTTGATCGCGGTCTGTGCGTTCACGGTGATGACGACCTGGCAGCGGGGACGGGTGCTGGTGACCAAGGCCAGGCGCAGAGCTGAGGGCCCGATGCGCGAGTTCATCGACGGCCTGTCGACCCGCGAGCCCCCGCTGCTGCGGCTGCCCGGCACCGCGGTGTTCCTCAACCGCGGCGACGACACCGCGCCGCTGTCGATGCGCACCAACGTCGAGCACAACCACGTGCTCGCCGAACACGTGGTGATCATCTCGCTGACCACCGAACCGGTGCCCCGGGTGCCGGACTCGGACCGGATCACCGTCGACGACCTCGGCGCCGACGACGACGGAATCATCCACGTGCTGGCGCGGTTCGGCTACATGGACCGCATCGACGTCCCCTACGCGCTGAGCCTGCTCGACCCGGCGCAGACCGAAGGCCCGCTGGATCTGGCCAACGCCACCTATTTCCTGTCGAAACTC